CGCGCTTCGTGCAGTAGAGCAGGGCGGTTTCTTCGCTGATCACTCCCCGTTCAAAGGCATCCAGTGCGGAGTTGTCGAACGTCCGCCACCCGAAGGGCTGGCTGGAATCAATGATCTCGTAGAAGGTCTTGCCTTCGCTTTCGCCGAGCCGAATGGTTTCCTGGGTGCGAAGGTTTGAACCCATGATTTCGAGAAGCGCGTGGCGCCCGCCGCCGTTCTTCGGAACCAGGCGCTGGCTGACAACCCAGCGCAATGTGTCCGCGAGGCGGGCGCGAATCTGTTCCTGTTCGTCGGTTTCGAACATGCCGAGAATGCGGTTGATGGTCTGGCCGGCGTCGATCGTGTGCAGCGTGCTCAAGACCAGGTGACCCGTCTCCGCCGCGCTCAGCGCGATCTTCACGGTGT
This portion of the Verrucomicrobiia bacterium genome encodes:
- a CDS encoding type IV pilus twitching motility protein PilT: VLVTGATGSGKSTTLAAVLNEINQTKAVHIITLEDPVEFVHPHRRATFNQRELGTDFDTFSSGLRAALRQAPKVILVGEMRDRDTVKIALSAAETGHLVLSTLHTIDAGQTINRILGMFETDEQEQIRARLADTLRWVVSQRLVPKNGGGRHALLEIMGSNLRTQETIRLGESEGKTFYEIIDSSQPFGWRTFDNSALDAFERGVISEETALLYCTKRGPVTRGIDNLKKARGESTSDIGSLRMKAHEAPKAAAAAAVPAVPVTLKIK